Proteins encoded by one window of Haloarcula pelagica:
- a CDS encoding FAD-binding and (Fe-S)-binding domain-containing protein: protein MATGPGDGRDPSADDASNYDYRGDTVERPGLVADLESLVEGDVRFDEYTRQLYATDASIYEVTPVGVVFPRSTADVAAVMEYCADRGVPVLPRGGGTSLAGQAVNEAVVLDTTRHMDGLVGVDPEGREARAQPGIALGDLNAELAPHGLKFAPDPAWGDKSVLGGAIGNNSTGAHSLQYGKTDAYIEACEVVLADGTVTTFGEVDRETLAERGDPDGDLEARIYAELDRILREEADEIDARYPDLKRNVSGYNLDWVVEDAADGTVNLAALLAGSEGTLAIVTEATVSLEPVPETKAMALLAYDELVAAMADVDDILAHDPAAVEVLDDTLVGLARETAEFEDVVEVLPEGTRAVLLVEFYADSDAAGERKVADLLADRTAGVDARRDPTDDGVTVDAPVRAFDALEAHDDAERERFWKLRKSGLPILLSRTSDDKHVAFIEDTAIPPEHLPEYVSDFQAILDDHDTFASFYAHAGPGVLHIRPLVNTKTVEGVAQMESIADAVTDLVVEYGGSVSGEHGDGRARTQWNRKLYGEDLWQTFRDLKTAFDPDWLLNPGQVCGDVDMTEHLRFDPDYEFDAGFDAALEWDNENGMQGMVELCHGCGGCRGPQETTGGVMCPTYRAADEEITATRGRANMLRQAMSGDLPDDPTGDEFVAEVMDLCIGCKGCAKDCPSEVDMAKLKAEVEHAHHQKHGVGLRDRLFANVDTLARVGSALAPLSSLPQRLPGARTLLEKTVGIASDRSLPTFRRRTLTDWFASRGPQVPEGEAERRALLFPDTYTNYSHPEVGKAAVRVLEAAGVHVRLADRTDSGRPAHSKGLLDESRATAAANVDALAPRVRNGWDVVVVEPSDAVMFQSDYLDLLGHDDADAVALAENAYGVCEYLDQFGLDSGVDWSAPAESLTYHGHCHQKATRKDHHAVGVLRRADFDVDPLDSGCCGMAGSFGYEAEHYSMSRAIADILFDQVERSRGETVVAPGASCRTQLGDRAEADGEPPHPIEKLADALP, encoded by the coding sequence ATGGCAACTGGACCCGGAGACGGACGCGATCCATCGGCCGACGACGCATCGAACTACGACTACCGCGGCGACACCGTCGAGCGGCCCGGGCTGGTCGCCGACCTCGAATCGCTCGTCGAGGGCGACGTTCGCTTCGACGAGTACACCAGGCAACTGTACGCGACGGACGCGAGCATCTACGAGGTGACGCCGGTCGGCGTGGTGTTCCCGCGGTCGACCGCCGACGTGGCCGCGGTGATGGAGTACTGCGCCGACCGGGGCGTGCCGGTCCTCCCGCGGGGCGGCGGGACGAGCCTGGCCGGTCAGGCGGTCAACGAGGCCGTCGTCCTCGACACCACACGGCACATGGACGGCCTCGTCGGCGTCGACCCCGAGGGCCGCGAGGCCCGCGCCCAGCCGGGCATCGCGTTGGGCGACCTGAACGCCGAGCTAGCACCCCACGGCCTGAAGTTCGCGCCCGATCCCGCCTGGGGAGACAAGAGCGTCCTAGGGGGCGCCATCGGCAACAACTCGACTGGCGCACACTCACTGCAGTACGGCAAGACCGACGCCTACATCGAGGCCTGTGAGGTGGTCCTCGCCGACGGCACCGTCACCACGTTCGGCGAGGTCGACCGCGAGACACTCGCCGAACGGGGCGATCCGGACGGCGACCTCGAAGCACGCATCTACGCCGAACTCGATCGGATTCTCAGGGAAGAAGCCGACGAGATCGACGCCCGCTATCCGGATCTCAAGCGCAACGTCTCGGGCTACAACCTGGACTGGGTCGTCGAAGACGCCGCCGACGGGACGGTGAACCTGGCGGCGCTGCTGGCCGGCAGCGAGGGAACGCTGGCGATCGTCACCGAGGCGACCGTCTCGCTCGAACCGGTCCCCGAGACGAAGGCGATGGCGCTGCTGGCCTACGACGAACTCGTCGCGGCGATGGCCGATGTCGACGACATCCTCGCCCACGACCCGGCGGCCGTCGAGGTGCTGGACGACACGCTCGTCGGTCTGGCGCGGGAGACCGCCGAGTTCGAAGACGTGGTCGAGGTGCTGCCGGAGGGGACCCGCGCGGTCCTACTCGTGGAGTTCTACGCCGACAGCGACGCGGCCGGGGAGCGGAAGGTCGCCGACCTGCTGGCCGACCGCACCGCGGGCGTCGACGCCCGGCGCGACCCCACCGATGACGGCGTCACCGTCGACGCGCCGGTCCGTGCGTTCGACGCGCTCGAGGCCCACGACGACGCCGAGCGCGAGCGGTTCTGGAAGCTCCGCAAGTCCGGGCTGCCGATCCTGCTCTCGCGGACCAGCGACGACAAACACGTCGCGTTCATCGAGGACACGGCGATCCCGCCCGAGCACCTCCCCGAGTACGTCAGCGACTTCCAGGCCATCCTCGACGACCACGACACGTTCGCCTCCTTCTACGCTCACGCCGGGCCGGGCGTCCTGCACATCCGCCCGCTCGTGAACACGAAGACCGTCGAGGGCGTCGCACAGATGGAGTCCATCGCCGACGCCGTGACTGATCTGGTCGTCGAGTACGGCGGGTCGGTCTCGGGAGAGCACGGCGACGGGCGCGCCCGAACCCAGTGGAACCGCAAGCTGTACGGTGAAGACCTCTGGCAGACGTTCCGGGATCTCAAGACCGCGTTCGACCCCGACTGGCTCCTGAACCCGGGCCAGGTCTGTGGCGATGTCGACATGACCGAGCATCTCCGGTTCGATCCCGACTACGAGTTCGACGCCGGCTTCGACGCCGCACTGGAGTGGGACAACGAGAACGGGATGCAGGGGATGGTCGAACTGTGTCACGGCTGCGGTGGCTGTCGCGGCCCGCAGGAGACCACCGGCGGCGTGATGTGTCCGACCTACCGCGCCGCCGACGAGGAGATCACCGCCACTCGCGGCCGGGCGAACATGCTCAGACAGGCGATGAGCGGCGATTTGCCCGACGACCCCACCGGCGACGAGTTCGTCGCCGAGGTGATGGACCTCTGTATCGGCTGTAAGGGGTGTGCGAAAGACTGCCCGAGCGAGGTAGACATGGCGAAGCTGAAAGCCGAAGTCGAGCACGCCCACCACCAGAAACACGGTGTCGGTCTCCGGGACCGGCTCTTTGCCAACGTCGACACGCTGGCCCGCGTCGGCAGCGCGCTGGCGCCGCTGTCGTCGCTCCCCCAGCGCCTGCCCGGCGCCAGGACCCTACTGGAGAAGACGGTCGGCATCGCGAGCGACCGGAGCCTGCCGACGTTCAGACGGCGGACGCTGACGGACTGGTTCGCCAGCCGCGGGCCACAGGTCCCCGAGGGAGAGGCCGAGCGCCGCGCGTTGCTGTTCCCGGACACGTACACAAACTACAGCCACCCGGAGGTCGGGAAAGCCGCCGTCAGAGTACTCGAAGCGGCCGGCGTCCACGTCCGCCTGGCCGACCGGACCGACAGCGGTCGCCCGGCCCACTCGAAGGGGCTCCTCGACGAGTCCCGGGCGACGGCCGCCGCGAACGTCGACGCCCTGGCCCCCCGGGTCCGGAACGGCTGGGACGTAGTCGTCGTCGAGCCCTCCGACGCGGTGATGTTCCAGTCGGACTACCTGGACCTGCTGGGCCACGACGACGCGGACGCGGTCGCGCTCGCCGAGAACGCCTACGGCGTCTGTGAGTATCTCGACCAGTTCGGCCTCGACTCGGGAGTCGACTGGTCGGCGCCGGCGGAGTCGCTGACCTACCACGGTCACTGCCACCAGAAGGCCACCCGGAAGGACCACCACGCCGTCGGCGTCCTCCGGCGGGCCGACTTCGATGTCGACCCGCTGGACTCGGGCTGTTGTGGCATGGCCGGCAGTTTCGGCTACGAGGCCGAACACTACTCCATGAGCCGGGCGATCGCGGACATCCTCTTCGATCAGGTCGAACGGAGCCGCGGCGAGACCGTCGTCGCACCCGGCGCGTCCTGCCGGACGCAACTGGGCGATCGAGCGGAGGCCGACGGGGAGCCGCCCCACCCGATCGAGAAGCTCGCGGACGCGCTGCCCTGA
- a CDS encoding Nramp family divalent metal transporter gives MSDDDPREREVYATGVEGREYRSSSYMPTAYDNLDIAPDSEGYPQRGRDGEFRLLDLPRVPKLSHVVGPSAIMLGASLGSGETLFWPVLIAQHGWALYWAFFFGVITQFFMNTEIQRWTLATGESIFRAFERVHRFWPLFFLLLGFVSLGWPGWAASAAKVGAIGLGSEELTLSVGAVDLAAWRLFGIVLMVLIWLTYQLTPLMYNVVERIQIVLVSIASLFAVALFVALGSVNELANVPGGIASVGTIPPGSDIAVFLGGLAYAGAGGYLNLSQSLWVREKGYAMGRYQGRIKNPVVGDDPEPVQRDGFTFPPTVTNLRRWRGWWRLAQLEHLLTFVVGLLVVATMMMALASEYAHGTSDDGVVMWAEVIVPQVGPIGGGLIFTTLFFALLTTEYAIVESFVRNSADIVYEVYGRAAGWSLPRIFWILLTVFILWGIAILGSPIPIEQPFGLLVVAAAMSGVMMWPYTALLLVVNTTRLPEHTQPGWFRVATLWWATGFFGYFSVLLIGNTLTQLGAPVFDTAANVVDSGVGGYALFGVFVLVQIVVVVASIRGKRTTDRTVDAADEAAWYFP, from the coding sequence ATGAGCGACGACGACCCCCGTGAGCGAGAGGTGTACGCGACGGGCGTCGAGGGCCGCGAGTACCGCAGTAGCTCCTACATGCCGACGGCCTACGACAACCTCGACATCGCACCCGACAGCGAGGGGTATCCACAGCGGGGTCGTGACGGCGAGTTCCGCCTCCTCGACCTCCCGAGGGTCCCGAAGCTCTCACACGTCGTCGGTCCGAGCGCAATCATGCTCGGGGCGTCGCTGGGCAGCGGCGAGACGCTGTTCTGGCCGGTCCTCATCGCCCAGCACGGCTGGGCGCTGTACTGGGCGTTCTTCTTCGGCGTCATCACGCAGTTTTTCATGAACACGGAGATCCAGCGCTGGACGCTTGCCACCGGGGAGTCGATCTTCCGGGCGTTCGAGCGCGTCCACCGGTTCTGGCCGCTGTTCTTCCTGCTGCTTGGCTTCGTCAGCCTGGGATGGCCCGGGTGGGCTGCAAGCGCCGCGAAGGTGGGCGCGATCGGGCTGGGGAGCGAAGAGCTCACACTGTCTGTCGGCGCCGTCGATCTGGCCGCCTGGCGGCTGTTCGGCATCGTGCTGATGGTGCTCATCTGGCTCACTTACCAGCTGACACCGCTGATGTACAACGTCGTCGAGCGCATCCAGATCGTGCTGGTCTCGATCGCCTCGCTGTTCGCCGTCGCGCTGTTCGTCGCGCTCGGGTCGGTCAACGAACTCGCGAACGTCCCCGGCGGGATCGCCAGCGTCGGCACTATCCCGCCCGGCAGTGATATCGCGGTGTTCCTGGGCGGTCTCGCCTACGCGGGCGCCGGCGGCTACCTGAACCTCTCACAGAGCCTCTGGGTCCGCGAGAAGGGGTACGCGATGGGGCGGTACCAGGGCCGCATCAAGAACCCAGTCGTCGGGGACGACCCCGAACCCGTCCAGCGCGACGGCTTCACCTTCCCGCCGACGGTGACGAACCTCCGCCGGTGGCGGGGCTGGTGGCGCCTGGCCCAACTGGAGCATCTGCTGACGTTCGTCGTGGGACTGCTCGTCGTCGCGACGATGATGATGGCGCTGGCGTCCGAGTACGCCCACGGGACCTCCGACGACGGGGTCGTCATGTGGGCGGAGGTCATCGTCCCCCAGGTCGGCCCCATCGGCGGTGGACTCATCTTCACGACGCTGTTTTTCGCGCTGCTGACCACCGAGTACGCCATCGTCGAGTCGTTCGTCCGCAACAGCGCCGACATCGTCTACGAGGTGTACGGCCGGGCAGCGGGGTGGAGCCTGCCACGCATCTTCTGGATACTGCTGACGGTGTTCATCCTCTGGGGAATCGCCATCCTGGGCTCGCCCATCCCCATCGAGCAGCCGTTCGGCCTGCTCGTGGTGGCCGCCGCGATGTCGGGCGTGATGATGTGGCCCTACACCGCGCTGTTGCTGGTGGTCAATACGACGCGGCTCCCGGAGCACACCCAGCCCGGCTGGTTCCGTGTCGCCACCCTGTGGTGGGCGACCGGCTTCTTCGGCTACTTCAGCGTCTTGCTCATCGGGAACACGCTGACGCAACTCGGTGCACCAGTGTTCGACACTGCCGCCAACGTGGTCGACAGCGGGGTCGGCGGCTATGCGCTGTTCGGGGTGTTCGTTCTCGTCCAGATCGTCGTCGTCGTCGCCTCGATCCGCGGGAAACGCACGACAGACCGGACGGTCGACGCGGCCGACGAAGCCGCGTGGTACTTCCCCTGA
- a CDS encoding ArsR family transcriptional regulator, producing MTPGRERDQSGEHSDRVPLAAVLGVFEEREDRARPLTASDIIDAVGCSRRTAHNKLNDLVDRGELKTRKVGSRSRVWWVPIEESQPATGDADPSVQSLIDDVDLPGTGKTLNARKTALLASYNYLQEHPEAKKSDFLQDVFPEHPAEYETAEGWWNAIQPALAELPGVDPPEERGHIWHFLGG from the coding sequence ATGACTCCAGGGCGGGAGCGCGACCAGAGTGGCGAGCACTCGGACCGCGTCCCGCTGGCCGCGGTCCTCGGGGTCTTCGAGGAGCGCGAGGACCGCGCCCGCCCGCTCACAGCGAGCGACATCATCGACGCCGTGGGCTGTTCCCGGCGAACCGCCCACAACAAGCTCAACGACCTCGTCGATCGCGGCGAGTTGAAGACCCGGAAGGTCGGTTCCCGGAGCCGCGTCTGGTGGGTCCCGATCGAGGAGTCCCAGCCCGCGACCGGGGACGCCGACCCGTCGGTCCAGTCGCTGATCGACGACGTGGACCTGCCGGGGACCGGCAAGACCCTGAACGCCCGCAAAACCGCGCTGTTGGCGTCGTACAACTATCTCCAGGAACACCCGGAAGCCAAGAAGTCCGACTTCCTCCAGGACGTGTTCCCCGAACACCCGGCGGAGTACGAGACCGCCGAGGGGTGGTGGAACGCGATCCAGCCCGCGCTGGCCGAACTGCCGGGCGTCGACCCACCCGAGGAACGCGGCCACATCTGGCACTTCCTCGGCGGGTAA